A region of the Litchfieldia alkalitelluris genome:
CATCCACTACACCATAGCAATAGCCACGTGGTGCGATTTTGATAATTTCCATTGTTGCCCTCCTCTAGTTAAGGCTTTTTATCAAGTTAAGAGCTTTCTAACTCTCGTAATCTCTTATTATTATATCTGAGTGAGGACAAAAATACAAAGTGCTGACATTCTTTACTATTCCTTAGTTTGTATCGGAATAAACATCCTTATAATTTAAATATAGAGCTTTGGCATAGACTGTCCTGCTGACTTCTTTGTAGTTTTCTTCTTTTCTTTTTCAACAGGTAAATCTCTTTCTTTTTCTTGTTCATCATCCACTGAATCTTTATTTGTACTTTTTTTCTTTGATTCCTTCTTCTTTTGTTTAGTATCTTCCTCAGTGTCTTCAGTATCATCACTATTATTTAATTCTTTATAAAGCTTTAACATTGAAGGAATATTCTTTACTAATGGTCCATATTGCTGTACCATTGGCATCACTGATTCTGCTGTGTGCAAAGCCTTCTGAACATTACCTAACATAGCACTTAAGTTTGCAGGATTAGTTAATCTTTTTAATCCACCACTAGCAAGGCCTGTAGCAGCATTGGCTGTATTGGCTGCATTAGCACCAGCTCCCATGAAATTTGCAGGGTTTACGGCACCTTGCATAAAATTGGCAGGATTCATCCCCCCCTGCATCATTCCTGCTGTTTGTGAGGCTGCTCCGCCTCCACCTTTAAATCCAGATAAAAGTTTACTTAAAAAGCCACCACCTGCACGGCTCGTTCCTTGGGCGGGAAGGCCAGCACCCGAAAAATTTTGAGGGCCCATAGGTGGCATTCCCATACCCCTACCAGGAAAAAACATTTTATTTCCTCCTTTCAAAGTTGCCAAATGTATTTCAAATTTATATGAAGGTTATCGAATGTAATTTTAATGATCATAACAAAATATGATTACGTAATTATAAATTCCTTCACATTAGGTTATGCGATTAGTTGTTAAATGTTTTTGGGAATGTTGAGATTAGGCAAGAAACTTTAAATATATACTCCAAGAATTGGTTTTTTTCAACAAATATTGCTATAATGGTTTGTTGTGATAAAAGGATCGTTTTAAGGAAGAATAAAATAAAACGTGAACGATATAAGGGGTTTTAAAAATGGACAATCAATTTAAAAGATTTCAACTGCAGCCATTTATAAT
Encoded here:
- the vrrA gene encoding VrrA/YqfQ family protein; the encoded protein is MFFPGRGMGMPPMGPQNFSGAGLPAQGTSRAGGGFLSKLLSGFKGGGGAASQTAGMMQGGMNPANFMQGAVNPANFMGAGANAANTANAATGLASGGLKRLTNPANLSAMLGNVQKALHTAESVMPMVQQYGPLVKNIPSMLKLYKELNNSDDTEDTEEDTKQKKKESKKKSTNKDSVDDEQEKERDLPVEKEKKKTTKKSAGQSMPKLYI